A window of Calonectris borealis chromosome 3, bCalBor7.hap1.2, whole genome shotgun sequence contains these coding sequences:
- the IFNGR1 gene encoding interferon gamma receptor 1: MRVPLALLALAALLAPRCSAASRGEQPPAVPLPTQIVVTSENFKTILHWQYPLMSETPRFIVEIKPYNLGYYKIVSTCVNISALFCDVSREIQDPFASHWLRVKAVVGLQQSEYVETNEFILQKHGKIGPPKLNLSRHGDKIMVDIYHPAFPSVELLPWIRDIYLDLRYSVTFQDSKNQSKEEFSEDNCTLYKCSLNIPVPAEGSTYCVSAKGSFYSDLMISAPSEESCIRVPLKQTLSTQDIIILCGVILSVSLILTVCCGCKKLRKKNIKLPKSLVSVIRNLNTDSILESKSEAKYVSIITIMPGQSALPGNDEVTSLEVEPKEETVSPENSSEGASSVPPPEAPVKSEEVSVQESTEEVSSDDEQNHEVKESYFISDRRQMDICSNSSSPEVSATEIQQTVIPSSCLKFSGYDKPHVPLDMLIDVGEEQPVIAYRPTD; encoded by the exons ATGCGGGTGCCGCTGGCCCTCCTGGCGCTCGCGGCGCTGCTGGCACCCCGCTGCAGCGCCGCCTCCCGCGGGGAGCAGCCGCCCGCAG TGCCTTTACCAACTCAGATTGTAGTAACATCCGAAAATTTCAAAACTATCTTGCATTGGCAGTACCCACTTATGTCTGAAACTCCTCGTTTTATTGTGGAAATCAAACCTTACAA TTTAGGTTACTATAAGATCGTCTCAACTTGTGTGAACATTTCAGCTCTTTTTTGTGATGTCTCAAGGGAAATACAAGATCCTTTTGCATCTCACTGGCTTCGAGTTAAAGCTGTTGTTGGGTTACAACAGTCTGAGTATGTTGAGACAAATGagtttattttgcaaaagcaTG GAAAAATAGGACCACCAAAACTGAATCTCTCAAGGCACGGTGATAAAATCATGGTTGATATTTACCACCCTGCGTTCCCATCTGTGGAGCTTCTTCCTTGGATCAGAGACATTTATTTAGATCTTAGGTACTCGGTGACTTTTCAGGATAGTAAAAATCAG AGTAAAGAAGAGTTCTCTGAAGACAACTGTACGCTGTATAAATGTAGCCTCAACATCCCAGTTCCTGCTGAAGGTTCCACTTACTGTGTTTCAGCAAAGGGAAGCTTCTATAGCGATCTGATGATTAGCGCCCCATCAGAAGAAAGCTGCATTCGTGTTCCTCTCAAGCAGACATTGA GCACACAAGATATCATCATTCTGTGTGGTGTTATTCTCAGCGTGAGTCTAATTTTGACAGTATGTTGTGGCTGCAAGAAACTAAGGAAGAAGAACATAAAGCTGCCTAAGTCTTTG GTCAGTGTGATAAGAAACCTGAACACAGACAGCATTCTAGAATCAAAATCGGAGGCAAAATACGTATCTATAATAACCATCATGCCAGGCCAGTCAGCGTTGCCAGGGAATGATGAAGTAACCTCGCTGGAAGTAGAGCCAAAAGAAGAAACTGTTAGTCCTGAGAATTCCAGTGAAGGAGCATCTTCTGTTCCTCCCCCAGAGGCACCAGTCAAATCAGAAGAGGTGTCTGTGCAGGAAAGCACAGAGGAGGTATCTTCTGATGATGAACAGAATCACGAAGTAAAAGagagttattttatttctgacagGCGCCAAATGGATATATGCAGTAACTCTTCAAGTCCAGAGGTTTCTGCCACAGAAATACAACAAACAGTCATTCCAAGTAGCTGTCTCAAGTTTTCTGGCTATGACAAGCCTCATGTGCCTTTAGATATGTTGATAGATGTTGGTGAAGAACAGCCTGTGATTGCCTACAGGCCAACTGACTAA